In Debaryomyces hansenii CBS767 chromosome B complete sequence, one genomic interval encodes:
- a CDS encoding DEHA2B01122p (similar to uniprot|P38910 Saccharomyces cerevisiae YOR020C HSP10 mitochondrial matrix co-chaperonin) has translation MSSLLKSAQSLKPLFDRVLVQRLKPASKTASGIYIPEKNQEKLNQATVIAAGPGITNTTTGTVIPTSVKAGDKVLLPSFGGNPVKVGEDEYLLYTDKEILAKIEEN, from the exons ATG TCCTCCTTATTGAAAAGCGCACAATCTTTAAAGCCATTATTCGACAGAGTCTTAGTCCAAAGATTGAAGCCTGCCTCCAAGACTGCTTCCGGTATCTACATCCCAGAAAAGAACCAAGAAAAGTTGAACCAAGCTACTGTCATTGCTGCTGGTCCAGGTATCACCAACACAACTACCGGTACTGTGATCCCAACTTCGGTTAAGGCCGGTGACAAAGTCTTATTACCATCTTTCGGTGGTAACCCAGTCAAGGTTGGTGAAGACGAATACTTATTATACACCGATAAGGAAATCTTAGCcaagattgaagaaaactAA
- a CDS encoding DEHA2B01144p (similar to uniprot|P36018 Saccharomyces cerevisiae YKR014c YPT52 rab5-like GTPase) has translation MSTTGSANSSSNRFAQFKLVLLGESAVGKSSIVHRFVKNTFDNMRESTIGAAFLTQSITLPENNTTVKFEIWDTAGQERYKSLAPMYYRNANAALCVYDITSRSSFTKAQDWIKELKKQAPEGIVICLVGNKADLEENREVDEREVSQYIDELNQEDNKMVAAECSAKSGDGVVDIFTKVARALPVEEVISGSSNRNRQPGNRRSGGVDLGRAARQQQQQSSCC, from the coding sequence ATGTCTACTACTGGTTCGGCAAATAGCTCGAGCAATCGTTTTGCCCAATTTAAACTAGTCCTCCTTGGGGAAAGTGCAGTTGggaaatcatcaatagtCCATCGGTTCGTGAAGAACACGTTTGATAATATGAGAGAGTCCACTATTGGGGCAGCCTTCTTGACCCAATCAATCACATTGCCAGAGAACAATACAACTGTCAAATTTGAGATATGGGATACTGCTGGCCAGGAACGTTACAAATCGCTTGCGCCAATGTACTATAGAAATGCCAATGCTGCATTGTGTGTATACGACATAACCAGCCGTTCGTCATTCACCAAGGCGCAAGACTGGATAaaggaattaaagaaacagGCACCAGAGGGTATTGTGATTTGCTTGGTGGGTAACAAGGCAGATTTGGAGGAGAACAGAGAGGTCGACGAGAGAGAGGTGTCCCAATATATCGACGAATTGAACCAAGAAGACAACAAAATGGTTGCAGCCGAATGTTCAGCCAAATCGGGCGACGGGGTCGTTGACATATTTACCAAGGTAGCAAGGGCCTTACCGGTGGAGGAAGTCATCAGCGGGTCTTCCAACAGAAACAGACAGCCTGGTAACAGGAGATCGGGTGGTGTTGATTTAGGAAGAGCAGCTAGacagcagcagcaacaGAGCTCTTGTTGCTAA
- a CDS encoding DEHA2B01166p (no similarity), which translates to MIVWGEDGCYNTPITIYTQPGCILVGGNSNMSFELINATAILEVISLRVAAISKRTEVIARNCSCHD; encoded by the coding sequence ATGATTGTATGGGGTGAAGATGGTTGTTACAATACACCGATTACTATTTATACGCAACCAGGATGTATACTCGTAGGTGGGAACCTGAATATGTCGTTTGAGCTAATAAACGCAACTGCTATATTAGAGGTGATTAGCCTAAGAGTTGCAGCAATAAGTAAAAGAACAGAAGTAATCGCTAGGAACTGCCTGTGCCACGACTAA
- a CDS encoding DEHA2B01188p (no similarity), whose translation MGVWGEDGCTGIPMSIYTQPGCIPVDGRLVMSFALIKLTSVLEIIDLRAAAMTKNTVVIARNCSSNKY comes from the coding sequence ATGGGTGTATGGGGTGAAGATGGTTGTACTGGCATACCAATGAGCATATATACACAACCAGGATGCATACCGGTAGACGGGAGATTGGTTATGTCGTTTGCGCTTATAAAACTAACTTCTgtattagaaataattgacCTAAGAGCTGCTGCAATGACTAAGAACACAGTAGTAATCGCGAGGAACTGTCTGAGCAACAAATACTGA
- a CDS encoding 60S ribosomal protein L4 (highly similar to uniprot|P49626 Saccharomyces cerevisiae YDR012w RPL4B protein component of the large (60S) ribosomal subunit) has translation MSARPQVSVVSAEGKQTSTQLPLPAVFSAPVRPDLVHSVFVRVNKNKRQAYAVSDKAGHQTSAESWGTGRAVARIPRVGGGGTHRSGQGAFGNMCRGGRMFAPTKTWRKWHVKVNHNEKRYATASAIAASAVTSLVLARGHRVEQVKELPLVVANDFESVTKTKDAIAVLKAVGAHKDVIKVIKSKKLRAGKGKLRGRRFTQRRGPLVVYAQDNGITKALRNVPGVETSDVKHLGLLQLAPGAHLGRFVIWTQGAFESLDSVYGSDSTKSIKTGYTLPSNIISNTDVTRLINSAEVQAVVRPAGQPTQKRTHVLKKNPLKNKQVLLRLNPYAKAFSAEKLGSAKVSQTKAKPSKGQFSDVLKN, from the coding sequence ATGTCTGCTCGTCCACAAGTTTCTGTTGTTTCCGCTGAAGGTAAACAAACCTCCACCCAATTACCTTTACCAGCTGTCTTCTCTGCTCCAGTCAGACCAGACTTAGTCCACTCTGTTTTTGTTAGAGTTaacaagaacaagagaCAAGCTTACGCTGTTTCTGACAAAGCCGGTCACCAAACCTCCGCTGAATCATGGGGTACCGGTAGAGCTGTTGCCAGAATTCCAAGagttggtggtggtggtacTCACCGTTCTGGTCAAGGTGCTTTCGGTAATATGTGTCGTGGTGGTCGTATGTTCGCTCCAACCAAGACTTGGAGAAAATGGCACGTCAAGGTTAACCATAACGAAAAACGTTATGCCACTGCCTCTGCCATCGCCGCTTCTGCCGTCACCTCTTTAGTTTTAGCTAGAGGTCACAGAGTCGAACAAGTTAAGGAATTACCATTGGTTGTTGCTAACGACTTCGAATCCGTCACCAAGACCAAGGACGCCATTGCCGTCTTAAAGGCCGTTGGTGCTCACAAGGATGTCATCAAGGTCATCAAGTCCAAGAAGTTGAGAGCCGGTAAGGGTAAATTGAGAGGTAGAAGATTCACTCAAAGAAGAGGTCCATTAGTCGTCTACGCTCAAGACAACGGTATCACCAAGGCCTTAAGAAACGTTCCAGGTGTCGAAACCTCTGACGTCAAGCACTTAGGTTTATTACAATTAGCTCCAGGTGCTCACTTAGGTAGATTCGTTATCTGGACCCAAGGTGCTTTCGAATCCTTAGACTCTGTCTACGGTTCTGACTCCACCAAGTCCATCAAGACTGGTTACACTTTACCATCCAACATCATTTCTAACACTGATGTTACCAGATTAATCAACTCTGCTGAAGTCCAAGCTGTTGTCAGACCAGCCGGTCAACCAACCCAAAAGAGAACTCACGTCTTAAAGAAGAACCCATTAAAGAACAAGCAAGTCTTATTAAGATTAAACCCTTACGCCAAGGCTTTCTCCGCTGAAAAGTTAGGTTCTGCTAAGGTTTCTCAAACCAAGGCTAAGCCATCTAAGGGTCAATTCTCTGATGTCTTAAAGAACTAA
- a CDS encoding DEHA2B01232p (similar to uniprot|P36110 Saccharomyces cerevisiae YKR013w PRY2) has protein sequence MKLNSYLKLASYAALFSMSQAAPALITRTHTAPAVTHWVTYTSNTVVKVVTAQDTENNAPPAAPTPEAEPQDGQQDDQQKEATTSTQADDQAQNTVPATSPQTTQETTPTTQQTTPQTTQDNTPTTQQTTTSSTQDNTPTTQQTTTSSTEAPSTPTTLSTSTSGTSTSSTSTSGSTASSGFEADILNAHNEKRALHGIQSLAWNDTLAKYAADYASSTFSCNNVKLVHSNGPYGENLAAGYSGGYKPVDAWYDEIKQYDFSNPGFNEATGHFTQLVWKSTSQVGCAKVTCDNSWSQYTICEYSNTRGNVVGTDSKTGKSYFSENVLKPID, from the coding sequence ATGAAACTTAACTCATACTTAAAATTGGCGTCATATGCCGCATTATTCTCCATGTCACAGGCCGCTCCAGCATTGATAACGAGAACACATACTGCTCCGGCAGTCACCCATTGGGTTACATACACGAGTAACACTGTTGTGAAGGTTGTTACTGCGCAAGATACTGAGAACAACGCCCCACCGGCCGCACCTACTCCAGAAGCTGAGCCACAAGATGGACAACAAGATGACCAACAGAAAGAAGCTACGACTTCCACTCAAGCTGATGACCAAGCTCAAAACACTGTTCCAGCCACCAGTCCACAAACAACCCAAGAAACCACTCCAACCACTCAACAAACCACTCCTCAAACCACCCAAGACAACACTCCAACCACTCAACAAACCACTACTTCTTCTACCCAAGATAACACACCAACCACTCAACAAACCACTACTTCTTCTACCGAAGCACCTTCCACCCCTACCACTTTGAGTACCTCAACCTCAGGTACCTCCACTTCTTCCACTTCGACCTCTGGATCGACCGCATCCTCCGGATTCGAAGCTGACATCTTGAACGCACATAACGAGAAGAGAGCCCTCCACGGTATTCAATCTTTAGCTTGGAATGATACTTTAGCCAAGTATGCTGCTGACTACGCCTCTTCTACATTCTCGTGCAACAACGTTAAATTAGTTCACTCAAATGGTCCTTACGGTGAAAACTTGGCTGCTGGTTACTCCGGTGGCTATAAGCCAGTCGACGCTTGGTACGACGAAATTAAGCAATATGACTTCAGTAACCCTGGTTTCAATGAAGCTACTGGACACTTTACTCAATTAGTCTGGAAATCAACTAGTCAAGTTGGTTGTGCTAAAGTCACTTGTGACAACTCTTGGAGTCAATACACAATTTGTGAATACTCCAACACTAGAGGTAATGTCGTTGGTACAGACTCCAAGACAGGTAAGAGTTACTTCTCCGAAAATGTTTTAAAACCAATTGATTAA
- a CDS encoding DEHA2B01254p (similar to CA5353|CaIML2 Candida albicans) gives MFKGLRKKASALSLYSQPTRAGGMANDPSSYDKILKQVHDFETAFKAMDYLLDDRTQDGIDLLQEQQKRHVKTESQQPAAIFPLALGVMEFIEATLGFEPEVMERAHQTLSEAEAASMNNVKYNVRYSLGTSHIYPPGTEFQVTNAESTLLNALLMLLQESNGVVESAKALFKLRKAYQTLDSIYKKIKESEPVFNKNLAKLKKEASLQHEGNSANVSTVDLPGYSNQSSRGGSSASLPQDVKLLKNLETVYQMRKSRIEGTSLNDPSQALNVNMYAATSSGESSVSVASAVNSDSGGRPESPRATTLSQNAKFRNPIPSSADDEFDDEDDEFSDASDTFHSFGNLSIPHSMHKSSSLANSQVLDNAESFVSGANSSSISLRNSDQEDNHMHVSTVDEYIHSGVQLCFGILQVVLSLIPPTIGKVLSIVGFRGDRETGLKMLWRTAITSRNIHGELALLCLLVFYDGPIQFIDDGYQLPGQEDANVSEVISIDKKSNISDKELEIILKNPALYTPQLLTKVRGYFPHNALWLLQEGRMLAAQGQLVKAATLMQSFTDNPETKINMQQVEALLIFDRAMLYAFKHDYDEAARDFIYLLDINSWSKSIYLFFAGSCYLEKWRMIKLGMIEVEDREKSLKYYGDQAELYLKKAPTYVPGHGINASNKKGGIGGGNKQMPFDKFLLRKLQHIENCQKKHPKLSFLNCFGTSPIHELIYFWNGYNRMNETELKLTLTLLGYSGAVNSDYSANNNEQNFAKFEENEDEAMIRYLFQSITLRSLNRLSEGVSLLDSHVISKFVTQDSPNMPFKFIKMTYSPYLYPTALYERSMFVWLLRTSKKSANLREAIEESKSWLKKSEMVGDGDYELSNRTGMKIKAAGDRLDQFKTQI, from the coding sequence ATGTTCAAGGGATTAAGGAAAAAGGCACTGGCTTTGCTGTTGTATTCACAGCCTACAAGGGCAGGCGGAATGGCTAATGATCCGTCTTCTTATGATAAGATTCTTAAGCAGGTTCATGACTTCGAGACGGCTTTCAAGGCGATGgattatttattagacGATAGGACGCAAGATGGAATAGATCTCTTACAGGAGCAACAGAAAAGACATGTGAAAACGGAATCACAACAGCCTGCGGCTATTTTTCCATTGGCGCTAGGGGTAATGGAGTTCATCGAGGCAACATTAGGGTTTGAGCCGGAGGTGATGGAGCGGGCGCATCAGACGTTATCGGAGGCAGAGGCGGCATCGATGAATAATGTGAAATACAATGTTCGATACCTGCTAGGGACGTCGCATATATATCCACCGGGGACTGAGTTCCAAGTGACGAATGCGGAACTGACGTTGTTGAATGCGTTGCTTATGTTGTTGCAGGAGAGCAATGGGGTGGTGGAGAGTGCCAAGGCATTGTTTAAGTTGCGGAAAGCGTACCAGACGTTGGATTCGATCTACAAAAAGATCAAGGAACTGGAGCCTGTCTTCAACAAGAACTTGGCCAAGTTGAAAAAGGAGGCGTCGTTACAGCACGAGGGTAATTCTGCCAATGTGAGCACCGTCGACTTGCCAGGGTATCTGAACCAGTCGCTGAGGGGTGGCTCAAGCGCTTCATTGCCACAAGACGTCAAactattgaaaaatttggaaacCGTGTACCAAATGAGAAAGTCTCGTATTGAAGGTACGAGTTTGAATGATCCTTCTCAGGCGCTTAATGTTAACATGTATGCTGCCACGTCGTCGGGGGAGCTGTCGGTATCTGTTGCATCGGCTGTTAATAGCGATTCAGGAGGAAGACCCGAGTCTCCTAGAGCAACAACTTTGTCGCAAAATGCAAAATTCAGAAATCCAATCCCGTCGTCTGcggatgatgaatttgatgatgaagacgacGAATTTTCTGACGCTTCGGATACCTTCCACAGTTTTGGAAATCTTTCCATTCCACACCTGATGCATAAATCATCGTCCTTGGCCAATTCACAGGTTTTGGACAATGCTGAATCCTTTGTATCTGGAGCCAATTCGTCGTCTATTTCATTAAGGAACTCTGACCAAGAGGATAATCATATGCATGTTTCTACTGTTGATGAGTATATACATTCAGGGGTTCAGCTTTGTTTTGGTATACTTCAAGTTgttctttctttaattccGCCTACTATTGGTAAGGTCTTATCAATTGTTGGTTTTAGAGGTGACCGTGAAACAGGGTTAAAAATGCTCTGGAGAACAGCAATCACGAGTAGAAATATACACGGAGAATTAGCTCTATTATGCTTATTGGTCTTTTATGATGGTCctattcaatttatagaCGATGGTTATCAGTTACCAGGACAAGAGGATGCCAACGTTTCTGAAGTCATCTCGATTGATAAAAAGTCGAATATTTCTGACAAAGAACTcgaaataatattgaaaaaccCTGCCTTGTATACGCCTCAGCTTTTAACTAAGGTCAGAGGTTATTTCCCTCATAATGCCTTATGGTTATTACAAGAAGGTAGGATGCTAGCTGCCCAAGGCCAGCTAGTAAAAGCTGCTACTCTCATGCAATCATTCACAGACAATCCAGAGACGAAAATAAACATGCAGCAAGTTGAAGCCTTGCTTATATTTGATAGAGCAATGTTATATGCTTTTAAACATGATTATGACGAAGCAGCAAGagattttatatatttgctTGATATTAATTCTTGGTCCAAGAGtatctatttattttttgctGGAAGTTGTTATTTGGAAAAATGGAGGATGATTAAATTAGGGATGATTGAAGTAGAAGATAGAGAGAAGTCATTAAAATACTATGGGGATCAAGCAGAACTTTACCTTAAGAAGGCTCCAACATATGTCCCTGGTCATGGAATTAATGCTTCTAATAAAAAAGGGGGAATTGGTGGTGGTAATAAGCAAATGCCATTTGACAAGTTCTTGTTGAGAAAGCTTCAACATATTGAAAACTGTCAAAAGAAACATCCCAAATTGTCgtttttgaattgtttTGGTACATCTCCAATACACGAACTCATATATTTCTGGAATGGTTATAATAGAATGAATGAAACTGAGCTTAAATTGACATTGACATTACTAGGATACTCCGGTGCAGTGAATTCAGATTATTCGGCTAACAATaatgaacaaaattttgcaaaattcgaagagaatgaagatgaagcCATGATAAGATATTTGTTCCAAAGTATTACTCTTCGACTGTTGAATAGGCTTTCAGAAGGTGTTTCCTTATTAGATTCACATGTGATATCTAAATTCGTTACCCAGGACTCACCAAATATGccatttaaatttataaagaTGACTTACAGTCCTTACCTATATCCTACAGCCCTTTATGAGCGTTCGATGTTTGTTTGGTTACTAAGGACATCTAAGAAGTCTGCAAATCTTAGAGAGgcaattgaagaatcaaaatccTGGTTGAAAAAGTCAGAAATGGTTGGAGATGGTGATTATGAGTTAAGTAATAGAACTGGAATGAAAATTAAGGCAGCTGGTGATAGATTGGACCAATTCAAAACGCAAATATAA
- a CDS encoding DEHA2B01276p (similar to CA5352|IPF856 Candida albicans IPF856) yields MSKRFNLPYTTQDLFPQTSIPSTSSRFPQGSVTGGSFISTSSSTFTNNTNHDYTGGNVQNLRKMFKRLFKPTTLDFETAIWEIFHLIINPKKMYRSHYYYKPSSNTKSTYSRDDPSFLILLTAFLSISAIAWGMAYSPRIWDIGKLIVYMVIIDFYLSGIVIATISWFVTNKLFNNTYGNIGGVGKYSVNYIEWGFCFDTHCNSFLIIWCVLYVLQFILLPLIRIKKSIFALLLGNSLYFGAIGYYFVITFYGFNSLPFINNSNSSATKGGAMNNPAKLLQMIILAGIIPLLALGWLLAVCFGFNVAYTMVDTYFN; encoded by the coding sequence ATGAGTAAACGATTCAATTTACCGTATACTACGCAAGATTTATTTCCACAGACATCAATCCCCTCCACGTCTCTGCGGTTTCCTCAAGGATCAGTCACAGGAGGATCGTTTATATCCACATCTTCTTCTACATTCACGAACAATACCAATCATGATTACACGGGAGGTAACGTACAAAACTTGAGAAAAATGTTCAAGCGATTATTCAAGCCTACTACGCTTGACTTTGAAACTGCAATCTGGGAAATATTTCACCTAATAATTAATCCTAAAAAGATGTACAGATCACACTACTATTATAAACCTCTGTCGAATACGAAATCGACATACTCAAGAGATGATCCCtcatttttgatattattaacGGCATTTCTTTCTATAAGTGCAATTGCATGGGGTATGGCTTATAGTCCTCGCATATGGGATATTGGTAAATTGATAGTATATATGGTGATCATCGACTTCTATCTAAGCGGTATTGTCATTGCGACCATTTCGTGGTTCGTCactaataaattattcaataatacaTATGGTAATATCGGAGGAGTCGGAAAATATAGTGTGAACTATATTGAATGGGGATTTTGTTTCGATACTCATTGCAATTCATTCCTAATTATCTGGTGTGTGTTGTACGTTTTACAATTTATTTTGCTACCATTAATCAGAATAAAGAAGTCGATTTTCGCCTTGTTATTGGGTAACTCATTATATTTCGGGGCTATtggatattattttgtgaTAACTTTTTATGGGTTTAATTCTTTGCCATTCATTAATAACAGCAATTCATCCGCCACTAAAGGTGGAGCTATGAATAATCCAGCTAAATTATTACAGATGATCATTCTTGCTGGAATCATACCCCTACTTGCACTTGGTTGGCTTTTAGCTGTCTGCTTTGGATTTAATGTTGCCTACACAATGGTTGatacatattttaattaa
- a CDS encoding DEHA2B01298p (weakly similar to CA5350|IPF859 Candida albicans IPF859): MSMIKDQDVPGRNRNRSLEGYGNLLGTRSNSTHNTLDGDREKSRMRRIPKTVQAVLHSNKPTNLINDDNVTQAHVNNDGINLSREKLSSISSDIGLSPDQRFYQHSDENHKICPRIKRIKSSRKRRPIQSQLSNSKYGNEELVHNSIENSSPSETLSKKIEEPNGKERFYNYGNPDNSFRGLQSNESAIINNVHSDLSYKTTATTPSSVIASAANKIFNRMSQLFNGESNNLYSLSRVSSCYTLKGNERSEDKKSPKGNDSDAIRTVSVKYESESDDEDSELDEECEPEISQKMNAKQNTDKWSNMPDNINDIHRTAANKINFKETLQEINDFQNNFVKKYNNDIPAPIGDPGQKNTSRTLQKILDYKDLYSEEEDSSNSTSNTDLSSKWPSLVPGNTSYDHGMKIQHEAIMSEYTQIKLRFSSSLSGASAETYYLPNEKVPSKFQMKSKAGVLGFVDRSRYFTMQDNHEKEHNTDNLDGYTTDNTTNNYFERVDSENKNEYVSNLWKNEVDRMFPTLDSVSPPDLEPPRKMSIDLKSEDYDIYQNNPDNNHTATKSIDLSQMARNVRFKRYA, translated from the coding sequence atgaGTATGATTAAAGACCAGGATGTGCCTGGTCGAAATAGAAATAGGTCATTGGAAGGCTACGGAAATCTATTGGGGACGAGATCCAATTCAACACATAATACGCTTGATGGAGATAGGGAGAAGAGTAGAATGAGAAGGATACCAAAAACAGTGCAGGCGGTACTTCATAGCAATAAACCAactaatttaattaatgatgataatgtaACGCAAGCACATGTGAATAATGACGGCATCAATTTGAGTCGAGAAAAATTATCGTCGATTTCGTCTGATATAGGATTGTCTCCAGATCAACGTTTTTACCAGCATTCCGACGAAAATCATAAGATATGCCCCCGGATTAAACGAATTAAATCTTCTCGGAAACGAAGGCCAATTCAAAGTCAGCTTTCAAATCTGAAATACGGAAACGAAGAATTGGTGCATAATAGCATAGAGAATAGTTCGCCGTCAGAAACTTTAAGCAAGAAAATAGAGGAGCCTAATGGGAAGGAGAGGTTTTATAATTATGGTAATCctgataattcatttcGTGGTTTGCAAAGCAATGAAAGTGcaattataaataatgtACATTCTGATCTTTCGTATAAAACCACTGCGACAACACCTTCATCAGTAATAGCCTCTGCTgctaataaaatatttaatagaaTGAGTCAGCTTTTTAACGGTGAGTCTAATAATTTGTATTCCCTATCACGAGTCTCGTCTTGTTATACTTTGAAAGGAAATGAACGGTCTGAGGATAAAAAATCCCCGAAAGGAAATGATCTGGATGCAATAAGGACAGTAAGTGTAAAATATGAGAGCGAACtggatgatgaagattctgaattagatgaagaatGTGAACCCGAAATCTCACAGAAAATGAATGCTAAACAGAATACAGACAAATGGTCAAATATGCctgataatataaatgatatcCATCGCACTGCtgcaaataaaattaactTCAAGGAGACTTTACAAGAAATTAACGACTTTCAAAATAACTTCGTgaaaaaatacaataatgatatcCCTGCACCTATTGGAGACCCTGGTCAGAAAAATACTAGTAGAACCTTGCAAAAAATCTTAGATTATAAAGATTTGTATTCTGAGGAGGAAGACTCCTCCAACTCTACATCAAATACAGATCTATCTTCAAAATGGCCCTCACTAGTTCCAGGAAATACATCATATGATCATGGGATGAAAATTCAACACGAGGCAATAATGTCTGAGTATACTCAGATCAAATTACGATTTTCCAGCTCTTTATCTGGTGCCTCAGCGGAAACATATTACCTACCTAATGAGAAAGTCCCatccaaatttcaaatgaaatcaaaagcAGGAGTTTTGGGATTTGTTGATAGATCAAGATATTTCACAATGCAAGATAACCATGAAAAAGAACATAACACTGATAATTTGGATGGATATACAACGGATAATACAACAAACAATTACTTCGAGAGGGTAGATTCAGAGAATAAGAACGAGTATGTTTCCAATCTATGGAAGAACGAAGTAGATCGCATGTTTCCTACGCTTGATTCCGTTTCTCCTCCTGACTTAGAACCTCCTAGGAAAATGAGCATAGACTTGAAAAGTGAAgattatgatatttatcaaaacaATCCTGACAACAACCATACTGCTACCAAATCTATAGACCTCTCTCAGATGGCAAGGAACGTACGGTTTAAGCGTTATGCTTAG